One genomic region from Salvelinus sp. IW2-2015 linkage group LG12, ASM291031v2, whole genome shotgun sequence encodes:
- the LOC111970894 gene encoding SLIT and NTRK-like protein 6 has protein sequence MLRILTSPHGSTSLTQASFGLATVFLTLHNGYNGQENATPHVFLCSFFTAACFQHPAPKAFLSESCDSLCSCEEKDGILYLNCEERNISKISQIKVPSALPFHLNLYKNDLVELXAEDLEXLKNAVSLHLGANSIQELEPGVFSALGSLKKLHINSNFLVMLKEDTFHGLVNLEFLQADTNFIRVVEPGAFSKLIRLKVLILNDNXIEFLPSNIFRFVPLTHLDLRGNQLQTLPYVGFLEHIGRIMELLLEDNDWMCDCEILHLKIWMENMRAQSAIGEVVCSSPXXLRGTILAKIKRDVLCPSHADINLEEPSKSLDMVVTPSSKVAEIPKLEXAKDDXKIPTPAYVPGSPCVXHCSCHSHPVAGFLMHCQDRGIQRISDIGILXQSPTKLVLTGNMIQRLLKYDXVTYDGLELLNLANNRIDYIDNEXFLSLSNLKKLYLNGNRIETLSATMFIGLHNLEYLYLEYNIIXEIVPGAFNPLPNLKLLSLNNNLLTSLPLQIFRNXPLTKLNLRKNLLMHLPVSNVLDQLDSLEQIYLEDNPWDCSCDLVSLKQWVEKLRKDTVVGSILCHTPRKVAKAELRALRNELLCPGLVTYSLPTDVDESATTTVATDGTRSGFFSSITDSVPLSVLILSLLVTFLMVIFCSAGIVVFLVHRRRRRVKKKQAEEQPRESSSPIHLQYSMYGQKTTHHTLXQRTGSTXYDERSHSPIXQICRNPTYCTQHKEYESDLNELDEPKHICRSIMETENTSPLTGSNLKFRAVTSDCPTEFVTLGDASSLYKNILERERVRELQQLGITEYLRKNMSQLQPTVEMQVPGSGHHEELKLMETIMLSRPRKVMVEQMQNEYFELKANLHTEPDYLEVLEHQTAFN, from the coding sequence CTTTGCTCATTTTTCACTGCTGCTTGTTTCCAACATCCAGCCCCCAAGGCATTTCTGAGTGAATCCTGTGACTCATTGTGTTCTTGTGAAGAAAAAGATGGCATCCTGTATCTTAACTGTGAGGAGAGAAATATCAGCAAGATCTCCCAAATCAAAGTGCCGTCAGCTCTACCTTTCCACCTCAATCTGTACAAAAAYGACTTGGTGGAGTTGCRKGCAGAAGACTTGGAAGRTTTAAAGAATGCCGTTTCACTTCATCTCGGGGCTAATAGCATACAAGAGCTTGAACCTGGSGTCTTTAGTGCACTGGGCTCCTTGAAGAAGCTCCACATCAACAGTAATTTCCTGGTCATGTTGAAGGAAGACACTTTTCACGGCTTGGTAAATTTGGAGTTTCTCCAGGCGGACACAAACTTCATCCGYGTGGTCGAGCCGGGGGCATTCAGCAAACTCATCCGCCTCAAAGTTCTGATCCTCAACGACAACGYCATCGAGTTTCTTCCCAGCAATATTTTCCGGTTTGTTCCGCTCACCCACTTGGACCTGCGGGGGAACCAGTTACAGACCCTGCCTTAYGTTGGCTTCCTGGAGCACATTGGGCGGATCATGGAGCTTCTTCTGGAGGACAACGACTGGATGTGCGATTGTGAGATCCTTCACCTGAAGATCTGGATGGAGAACATGCGGGCCCAGTCGGCCATTGGGGAGGTGGTCTGCAGCAGCCCCCAMCASCTCAGGGGCACCATCCTRGCCAAAATCAAACGGGATGTTCTCTGCCCYTCTCACGCYGATATCAACTTAGAGGAGCCTTCCAAGTCACTGGACATGGTGGTCACTCCGTCTTCCAAAGTGGCAGAGATTCCGAAGTTRGAGGRCGCCAAGGAYGACGYAAAGATTCCGACACCTGCTTATGTTCCAGGGAGTCCTTGTGTGGAMCACTGTTCTTGTCACAGTCACCCTGTGGCTGGGTTTTTAATGCATTGTCAGGACAGAGGRATTCAACGGATTTCAGATATTGGAATACTTGRGCAAAGCCCYACCAAGCTGGTGCTCACAGGAAAYATGATTCAGAGACTGTTGAAATATGACTTKGTCACATATGAYGGTTTGGAGTTATTGAATTTAGCCAACAATCGAATYGATTACATTGACAATGAAAYTTTTCTCAGCTTAAGCAATTTGAAAAAACTTTATCTCAAYGGCAACAGAATTGAAACCCTTTCCGCRACCATGTTCATTGGACTCCACAACCTTGAATACCTATATTTGGAATATAACATTATCARAGAAATTGTTCCAGGAGCTTTTAATCCTTTGCCAAATCTCAAACTCTTGTCTTTGAATAACAAtctgctgactagtctcccattgcAGATATTTCGCAAYRTGCCCCTCACCAAACTGAACCTRAGAAAAAATCTGCTCATGCACCTGCCTGTTAGCAACGTGCTGGACCAGCTTGACTCTTTAGAGCAGATTTATTTAGAGGACAACCCCTGGGACTGCAGCTGTGACTTAGTCAGTCTCAAACAGTGGGTTGAGAAGCTGAGGAAGGACACAGTCGTAGGCTCCATTTTGTGTCACACACCGAGAAAAGTGGCGAAGGCTGAGCTGAGAGCCCTCAGAAACGAGTTGCTGTGCCCCGGCCTAGTGACCTACTCCTTGCCCACGGACGTGGACGAGAGCGCGACAACCACAGTGGCGACTGACGGCACTAGGAGCGGTTTCTTCAGCTCCATCACAGACTCAGTTCCACTCTCCGTTCTGATCCTTAGCTTGCTCGTCACCTTCCTCATGGTCATCTTCTGTTCGGCGGGGATCGTGGTTTTCCTCGTGCACAGACGGCGAAGGAGGGTGAAGAAGAAACAGGCGGAGGAGCAGCCGCGGGAGAGCAGCAGCCCCATCCACCTGCAATACAGCATGTACGGCCagaaaaccacacaccacacactggSGCAGAGGACCGGAAGCACCSTGTACGACGAGCGCTCACACAGCCCCATCRTCCAGATCTGCCGCAACCCCACCTACTGCACTCAGCATAAAGAATATGAGTCCGACCTCAATGAACTGGACGAACCAAAGCACATCTGTCGTAGCATCATGGAGACAGAGAATACTTCCCCTCTCACAGGCTCTAATTTGAAGTTCAGAGCTGTGACGTCCGACTGCCCAACTGAGTTCGTAACACTCGGAGATGCGAGCTCCCTCTATAAAAACAtactagagagggagagggttagGGAGCTGCAGCAGCTCGGAATTACTGAATACCTCCGGAAAAACATGTCCCAGCTGCAACCAACGGTAGAGATGCAGGTCCCAGGATCAGGACACCACGAGGAACTGAAATTAATGGAGACTATTATGTTGTCGAGACCGCGGAAGGTCATGGTGGAACAAATGCAAAATGAGTACTTTGAACTCAAAGCTAACCTACACACCGAGCCAGATTATTTGGAGGTTCTGGAGCATCAAACTGCATTTAACTGA